GGGCCATACGGATCTCCTGAGCATGAGCTGGCGCTGCAGTGCGTAAGCGGCTTCAACTGCCCGTCCGGCCCGGGGGGCATGTTCGGGCTGACGGAGGGGCAAAGAAAGGCTTGCGAGGAGTACGAGGCCTGGGTGAATAAAAACAAGAAGACGATTGAGTTGCAGGGCGCGCCGCGCTACCTCTGCAAGTGGACGCATGATCCTACTTGGCGCAAGGAAGGCGTGGAGGTGCCGAAGAATATACATAAGACGAAATACGGCGTGCATCCTTCCGAGAATTGGGAGTGGGATCCGCCGAGGAGATACGGGACATGGTCGCCCGAGCAGTCTTATTCGACGGACGGGGATACGATAACTTTCATCACGGACAACGAGTTCGATGGGCCGCTGCCGGTGAACAGGTCCGCATACGCCCCTGACGGCGACTATCGATGGGGAAAGCCGTCGATAGAGCGCGTGACCTTCATCGTGACCGACTCCTGCCCAGTCGCTCCGCTGGCGGACGGCGATACCATCGTTGTCAAGCGCATCGGCACTGCGTCCCTGGATGTCGCTCTCGATCATCCCGACGCTCCGATCACCGATTTCAAAGTCGGGTTCACATACGAAGGTATGAATCTTGAATGCGATAAGGATGATGTGGATGGGGAATGCCCTGCTGAGGATTATCAGATGCAATTATTGTTCATGGACTCGGCGGCCATGGCGATGAAAGAAGGCGGACACGATGCTTATTCGAGTTGGCTCGAAAATGTCGGCGTCTGGGCGCGATTCTTTCTTTTGGACCTGGAATGGGCCGGTGATAATGAAACGGATGTTGTAATATCCGACAGGGCCGACGAGAGCAATGTGACAGTGCCGAACAACAAGGATGTAGCGGGTATCGATCTGCGTCTTTTTACAGGGTGGGATTGGAGATTGGAGCAAAAATTGGGGGACGGCGTGGTCGGCTGGCATGAGTATACGAAATACGGCGATATGGACATAAGGCATATCTACATAACCAACCGCTATTGGCAGGCGCAATATGATGACGCCAGGGCAGGAGACATCTTCAATAAGGATGTGGGGGACGCTGAGCGCATGCTCTCCGACTTGGAGGGATGGGAGGATATGAACAATAAGGCGGCACCCTTCGGTTTCTACAAACGCGACGTCATACCCGGCAAATTCATGCACTGAGGTCTATATGAACATCAATGTGCTGATCTCAAAGGCGCCCTCCTGGGCGCCTTTTTTTCGGATGTTTGCAGACTGTTGCAAAGCCCGGCGGGGCATGACAGTATGCGCCCCATGTCGAAGAAGCCGGTGAAGAAGGTCAATGCTAAGGTTAAGATCAAGGCCAAGGCCCGGCCCAAATCCAAGGTGAAACCTGCAAAAGTCTCCGTTGATTTCGAGGGAATGCCGGTGAAGCAGATCGCGGCTCTGATAAGCGACCACCTTGCGCAGGCTGGCTACGACCCCGTGCTGACCGGCCGAGGGTGCGCGGCCGCCTACATAGGGGCCAAGCTCAGGGCCGACGCCCTCGATTTCGTGCTCACCGAGCACGAGGTGCCTGAACTCGCGGACGCGATGAAGGCCATCGGTTTCTCGCGCACCGGGATCTATACGTTCGAGAGCCGAAAGTGCCCTGTGGACGTGATCTTCTCGCCCCCGCCGCTCGCCGTCGGAGACGACCTCGTGAAAGAAATCGCCACGATGAAGATAAAGGGATGCAAGGTGAGGCTCCTCAACCCCACCGACTGCGTGCGCCAACGGCTCGCCATGTACTATCGCTGGGGCGACAGAGAGGCGTTCGAGGACGCCGTGGAGATGGCGCAGAGCTACGAGATCGACATGGAGCTGGTGAAGAAGTGGTCCGATTGGGAGTGGTGCGGCGATGGATATGGGGAGTTTGTGCGGGAACTGACGGAGAGAAAAAAACAATGAACGACACCAAGCAAAAGGAGATAATCATGGAAAAAGTGCTCAAGTACATAAAGGAAAACGAGAAGAACCACCTGGACCAGATGTTCGACTGCGTGCGCATGGAAACGATCTCGGCGCTGCCGGAGAAGGAGCCGGAGATCCGCAAGTGCGGCGAGTGGCTCGTGAAGAAACTCAAGTCCATAGGCTTCGACAACGCCTCTCTCAAGGAGACCGGCGGGTTTCCGGCGGTCTACGGCGAGTGGCTCAAGGCAGGCAAGGACAAACCCACGATCATGGTCTACGGACACTACGACGTGCAGCCGGTCGACCCGATCGACAAGTGGAAGACCCCTCCGTTCGAGCCCACGATCAAGGGCGACTACGTCTACGGAAGGGGCACCTGCGACGACAAGACGCAGTTGCTCACCCACGTCTTCGCGATCGAATCGATCATGAAGACCGAGGGTAAGCTCCCGGTGAACATCAAGTTCTTCCTCGAGAGCGAGGAGGAGGGCGGCAGCGGCAGCACGCCCAAGTTCGTGGAGGAGCACAAGGACCTGCTGGCCTGCGACGCGGTCTCCCTCTCCGATACTTCGTGGCCTTCACCGGAACTGCCTACCATCATCTACGCATTGCGAGGCATTGCCTACTTCCAGGTGAAGGTGTGCGGCCCGAACCGCGACCTGCACTCCGGCGTCTACGGCGGCAAGGTCCAGAACCCGCTTACGGCCATGGCGCGCATAATCGCGAAGCTGCACGATGACGACGGCCGTATCGCGATCCCGGGCATATACGACGACGTGCTGCCGCTCACCGATGCGGAGCGCAAGGAGTTCGCAAAGGTGAGCGAACCCGACGCTGCCTTGATGAAGGACCTGGGCGTGAATGCGCTCTGGGGTGAGAAAGGCTACACCGCTACCGAGCGCAACTGGGCGAGGCCGGCGCTGGACGTCAACGGCATCTGGGGCGGCTACATGGCCGAGGGCTCCAAAACCGTCATTGCCTCGGAGGGGGGCTTCAAGATCAGCATGAGGCTCGTGGCCAACCAGAAGATCGAGCGCGTGCGCAAATTGCTTTCGGACTACATCAACAAGATCTGCCCGCCGGGAGCGACCGCAGAGGTCACCTTCATGCACGGCGGCGAACCGGTAATGGTCCCCATCGACAATCCGTTCATCGGCTGCGCCAAGGAAGCGGTCGAAAAGGCCTTCGGCAAGAGGCCGGTGCTGGTGCGCGAGGGCGCGTCCGTGCCTATCACCGCGACCTTCCTCTCCGCGCTCAAGGCGCCTTCGATCTTCATGGGCTTCGGCCTCGTGGACGACGACATCCACTCGCCCAACGAGAAATTCAAACTGAGCCACTTCTACAAGGGCATAGTGGCCTGCGCGCATTTCTACGAGAGCGCCGCTTCCGTGAAGGTCAAGTGAGGCGATGACCCAGGGGGACGTCAATCGAGAATATTACGCGAGCAAGTCGCCGGGCCGCACCGACTATTGGCGGCTGATGGCTGCGCCGCGATTCCGCATGAGGACCTTCCTCGGTCTGCTCGCGGACGTCAGGCCGGAGAGCATCGTGGAGCTCGGCTGCGGCAGCGGTCTTTTGCTCGAAGAGATCAAAAAGACCTTTCCTGCCGCCCGCCTCTGCGGCATGGATTTCTCCGAGAGCCTGATCGAGTCCGACAGGGTTGCCGACCCCTCCATCGACTGGAGGGTGGCGGACCTCGATGATGAGCGCGAATTTCCCCACGGCGTGGCCGCATCCTTCGATGCGGTGATCGCCTCGGAGATCATCGAGCATCTGGATCATCCTCAAGCGCTGCTCCACAACGCATTGCAGCTGGCCAAGCCGGGCGGCGGGGTGCTCATGCTATCGACCCAGAGCGGGAAGGTATATGAGACCGAGAGGTCGGTGGGCCACAAGCGGCACTTTTCCGCGGCCGAGATGCGGGATGCGCTCGCCTCTTCCGGCTGGGAACCGATCCGCGTCTGGAACGCCGGTTTCCCTTTTCACGATATGGCCAAGTTTTTCGCGAACATCTCGCCTGAGCGCACGATGCGCGCATATAGCGAAAGGCCTTACGCTGCTTCGCAGCGGCTGGTCTGCGCGATACTCAGGGCGGCGTACATGTTAAATTCGAAAACCAGGGGCGCACAGCTCTTCGCGATCGCCCGGAGGGCATAGGCGGGAAGG
The window above is part of the bacterium genome. Proteins encoded here:
- a CDS encoding dipeptidase, producing the protein MNDTKQKEIIMEKVLKYIKENEKNHLDQMFDCVRMETISALPEKEPEIRKCGEWLVKKLKSIGFDNASLKETGGFPAVYGEWLKAGKDKPTIMVYGHYDVQPVDPIDKWKTPPFEPTIKGDYVYGRGTCDDKTQLLTHVFAIESIMKTEGKLPVNIKFFLESEEEGGSGSTPKFVEEHKDLLACDAVSLSDTSWPSPELPTIIYALRGIAYFQVKVCGPNRDLHSGVYGGKVQNPLTAMARIIAKLHDDDGRIAIPGIYDDVLPLTDAERKEFAKVSEPDAALMKDLGVNALWGEKGYTATERNWARPALDVNGIWGGYMAEGSKTVIASEGGFKISMRLVANQKIERVRKLLSDYINKICPPGATAEVTFMHGGEPVMVPIDNPFIGCAKEAVEKAFGKRPVLVREGASVPITATFLSALKAPSIFMGFGLVDDDIHSPNEKFKLSHFYKGIVACAHFYESAASVKVK
- a CDS encoding class I SAM-dependent methyltransferase encodes the protein MTQGDVNREYYASKSPGRTDYWRLMAAPRFRMRTFLGLLADVRPESIVELGCGSGLLLEEIKKTFPAARLCGMDFSESLIESDRVADPSIDWRVADLDDEREFPHGVAASFDAVIASEIIEHLDHPQALLHNALQLAKPGGGVLMLSTQSGKVYETERSVGHKRHFSAAEMRDALASSGWEPIRVWNAGFPFHDMAKFFANISPERTMRAYSERPYAASQRLVCAILRAAYMLNSKTRGAQLFAIARRA